Proteins from one Triticum aestivum cultivar Chinese Spring chromosome 7A, IWGSC CS RefSeq v2.1, whole genome shotgun sequence genomic window:
- the LOC123152892 gene encoding pentatricopeptide repeat-containing protein At1g60770-like, with amino-acid sequence MINRRPSSTSPSPDLKVERSEWEARYIHPPKTKETGAVTTETAKLEKETSAEASNNDSDIKETEELDLKRSKYDIRVANALMKAYVTEGMIEKAIALKKRAKMRGGRLNAKRWEIFMKHYLKVGDLKNTHWCADCAVKKGHSSGRIWVPPHDVTKTLMGYFEKKKDVDGAESFVEVLKKVQKDLGTVVFEPLVRTYAAAGKKFPGMRHRLKIENVKLSEETDKLVDSICVD; translated from the exons ATGATCAACCGTCGGCCCTCCTCAACGTCACCGTCCCCAGATCTGAAGGTTGAAAGATCTG AATGGGAAGCCCGATACATCCATCCACCTAAGACTAAAGAAACTGGTGCTGTGACAACCGAAACGGCTAAGTTGGAAAAAGAAACTTCAGCCGAGGCATCTAACAATGATTCTGATATTAAGGAAACAGAGGAGCTTGACCTGAAACGTTCTAAATATGACATCCGGGTTGCAAATGCTCTGATGAAAGCATATGTTACAGAGGGTATGATTGAAAAGGCCATTGCTCTCAAGAAGCGTGCCAAGATGCGCGGAGGAAGGCTTAACGCGAAGAGGTGGGAGATTTTCATGAAGCACTATCTCAAGGTAGGGGATCTGAAGAATACCCATTGGTGCGCCGACTGCGCAGTCAAGAAGGGACACAGCAGCGGCAGGATTTGGGTGCCGCCACATGACGTGACCAAGACCTTGATGGGCTACTTTGAGAAGAAGAAAGACGTGGACGGCGCTGAGAGTTTTGTCGAGGTGCTAAAGAAGGTTCAGAAAGATCTGGGGACGGTGGTGTTTGAGCCGCTGGTACGGACGTACGCGGCGGCTGGGAAGAAGTTCCCCGGGATGCGACACCGTCTGAAGATCGAAAATGTGAAACTCAGTGAGGAAACTGACAAGCTGGTCGATTCCATCTGTGTTGATTGA